TGACGGCCCGCTTGCCATTTCTGAACTCGGCATTGCCGAGCTCCGCGCGCAATGCCCGCACCCAGACGAATAGCTGATCGAACTCGCGGACCGCGCACCAGCTGCGCTGACCCCCGCCCGAAACCAACCCCCTGGTGAGTACTTCCCCACCAAGGGTCAAGCACTCACCCCCCCCCCGCTCTTTTCGGAGGTCACCCAGGAGCCGGGAGTCGGCTGTGAGCGGAGCAGCACCCGCTACGTCGGCGAGCAGCTTCGCGACCTGGAGCAGACCGAGCCGCATCTGCTCGATCTCGCCACGCAGTTTTTCGATTTCCGGCCAGGCGTTCTCGTGGGCGATGGGCGAGACGCCGTCGGGACGGCTCTCCTCCCACGCGCCGAGGAGCGGGTGCCAGTGTGCGAGAAGTGGCCGCACCGCCGCATTCAGCACGGTGAGGGCCAGCTTCCCGAAGGTGATCTTGTCGGCAGCGGAAGGCGGCGAGACGTCGGGGCCGTACGTGCCCAGGATTCTGCGAGTGGTGGCGAACAGCGTGTACAGACTGCTCAGCGCTTCCCTCGCCAACCCCTCGTCCCGGCCGAGCGGGACCACGGAAATGCGCGTGGCCAGTTCGACGTACAGCTCCCAGGACGCCTTGGCCTCCACCTGCTGAGGCGCCCAGGAACCGCTGATCTCGCCGACGAACGGCAGTTTCAGCTTGACCCCGACCTCGCGCGGCCGCACTCTCCGCCAGCGCCGCCCCATCAGCGCACGCCCGCGAGCAGGGAGCCCGCGCCGGCCAGCGTGGCAAGCCGTTCGGCCACGTCGCGGAGGAGGATCTGCAGGTCGGCCAGCTCGGCACGCAGCTGCGCGGCCTGGTCCCACTCCCGCTCGTGGGCGAGCGTCGGCACCCCGGGTGGCCGAAGCTCGGCATGAGCCTGCAGCCGGGGATGCCACTTGACCAGGAATGGCCGCAATCCGTCGTTCAACAGCCCGACGACCACGGTGTGCGCCGAATCCGCGGTCAGGGACGGCGGTGCCGGGTACTTGGTCAGCGCCTCGCGAGCGCCGTCGAAAACCTGGTGCAGGCTGTCGAGTGCCTCCTCCAGCAGCCCCTCGTCCGGGCCCAGCCGCACGGCCGCGATCCGGCTGGCCAGCGCCACATGCATCTCCCAGGCAAGGGATCGCTCACCGCTCATGTCCGGCATTCTAGGCTCCGGAGACGCTGCCACCACAGCACCGACCGAAGGGGAACCGATGCCGGACGTGTTCATCAGCTACGACCGCACCGACGCGCCGATGGTGGAGCGCCTCGGCGAGCGGTTGGTGAACGCCGGGCTGGAAGTCTTCCTGGACACCGAGGCGATCCGCCCGTTCGAATCCATTTCGGACCGAGTACGCCGGAGTCTCGCCGCGTCCAGCACCCTGCTCGCCTACTACAGCCGCAGTTACGGCTCCCGGCGCGCCTGCCAGGAGGAGTTCACCACGGCGTGGCTGGCCGGCGCCGAGCACGTACTGGTGGTGAACCCGGAGCCGGGCATCGAACACCTTGCGCCGCGCGAAATCCTCGACTACCTGCTGCCCGGGCACCCGGCGACCGAGTACGCGCTGACGAGGTTGGTCGACGCGGTGCGTGCGCGGCTCGCCGCCGTCCCGGACGTGATCGGGTTGGAGCCGGAGCCGCAGCGACTGGTGTCCGCACCCACGAAATTCACCGGGCGGTGGACGGAGCTGTGGCAGCTGCATTCAGTCCTGCACAACGGTGGGATCGCCGTGGTCCACGGGGTGCACGACAGCGGCAAGACCACGCTCGCCCACGCCTATGTGCAGCAGTTCGGCCGTGCCTACGGGCGGATCTTCGTCGGCGACGCGATGGCCGCGGTCCCCGGTGATCTCGTCGTGCTCGATGACGTGAACGAGCTGCCGGGCAAGCTCCCGCGCGGCGTGGCATGCCTGCTGCTGACGCGCGATGCTCACCTTGCGGAGTATGGCATCGGCATCGAACTGACCGATCTGCGCGAGGACGAACTGGACCTCGACCTCGCGTTGCGAGAGGCGGCGGAAGGCAGTGTCGGCCTCGCAGTCCGGCTGGCGGAACAGTTCTCCGGCAGTCCGGAATCCGTTCTCGATCGGCTCTACCAGCTCGAATCCCCGCTCCTCGATCCACTCACCGAACGGATTCCGCCCGCGGTCTCCCGGTTGGGTGAAGAAGCCTGGGACGTGGCCCGGATCCTGGCCGCGGTCGCCCCTGTTCCGTTGACCTGGAAAGTGCTCGCGGAGGTCCTGTTCGAGGCGGGTGGACCGGGCGCGGCCGAGCTGTTCACCTCCACCAACGACCGGATCGAGGAACTGCTCGCCACCGGCGTGCTGATCAGCGACAACGTCGGCGAACTCGTCCTGCCCCGCGCCTTCGCGCTCGCGCTGCGAAAGGCGGAGCCGCGACCGGCCCGCGCGGAGCAGCTGCGGGAGATCACCCTGCGGCTGCTGACAAAACGAGCCCGGCCGCGGCAAGCGGTCGTGCCGGTGCGGCGCCGTTCGGAGCTGGACGAGCAGGAACGCAAGGCCGCGCACCGGATTCTCAACGAACTCACCAGCCGGACCGCGATCCAGCCGCCGCCGGAGGACCATTCGGGCCTGTTGCGTGCCGCGCTCTCCTCGTTGCACGAGCTGATCGACCGGCTCCGCCTGATCACCGACCAGGTCGATCAGGACGCACTCCGCCCCTCCACCCGGATACGCCCCGGCCTGAGCACCGTGATCGGGCACCTGCGAGAGGGCCTCCTGCGGCCATTCCTGACCAAATGGCATCCCGCGCTCGACAACTACTACGACCTTCAGCCACCCGGGGTGGGCAGGTTCGACCACGAACGCAACTGGGACCGGTACGCCGAACTCCAGACGGATTTCGGCAAGCTGCGTTCGTCGATCTCCGAAGTCGCCGACGAACTGACTGTGCTCAGCGGGAATCCGTTGCGGTGAACGGCCAAACCGCGCCGGCCAGACCGGGAGCTGGTACCGGCCACCGACATTGAACGCACCAAGGCGGCGTGCGCACCGCGTTCGACCGGCTCGTGACCGGGTTCTTCGCCGACGTCCGCGCGTTCAAGTCCTATGTGGATTGGGCGTTCGAGTTCAGCGATCGGCTGCTGATCGACGCGACCACCGGCCGCAACCGCTCGGCGATCACGTCGACATGCGCGCAAAGGTTCCGGAGTTCGTCCCGGCCGTGGAACGCGCCCTGCCGAGAGCCAAGCAGAAGCTCTGACCCCGGCGGTGACTCACAGCCCGCCTGGCACGTGCTCAACGCCCGCCACCAGCCGACCCGGCACGACGTGCTCATCCGGCTTCTCGTCGCCTCGCCTTGATCCACAAGGCCCGGCGAAGCTGTCACCGATCGCAGACACTGTGATACCGTCCGTACTGTTCGTCGAGAAGGCTGGGGAGGGCTTTCATGACTGATGACGGCGTCGAGCGCGTCCGGCACCTACCCGCAGACATGCAGGGCCCACTGGTCCCGGGGTACAGGTACGTCCGGGACAAAACACCGGAGCAGGCCGCGAAGGAAGCCGCCGACGCTCAGGCGAAAGCCAACGAGGGCATGTCAACCGGAGGCGGCGGGTACCGGCTGACCCCGGAACTGCTCAAAGAGGTCGTCACCGAGATCGCCGACATCCTGCACTGGATCAACGCCGACGTCAGGCCACACGCGCTGGCACTGCGTTCCTTCAAGCCCATGGGCGACGAAGTCGCCAGCATCGGCTACGTGGAGGACGCCAACGCAGCCGGCCAGTCCTACAACAACTACCTCAACTCCGTCGTTGTCGAGTTGACGCGCCAGAGGGACGCCTTTCACCAGGCCCTGGATACTTACCAGAAGCAAGAGCACCAGGCCGCCGACCACCTGAAAGGCCTCCGACCCCACGATGACTAACCGTCACACCGTCACAGCCAGTCTCGCCGCAGCCACTGTCCTCCTGACCGGGTGCGCGAGCGAGCCCGGTAACGCCGCCCCAGCGTCCCCAGCGCCACCGACCTCCACCGGGCTTCCTTTCGGCGCACCGCCGGTACCCGCTCCGCTCGACCCTGCGCCGCTGAAGAAGGCACCGTGCGACGCGATGACCGCAGACCAGGTCGCCAGCCTTGGCGCACCACTCAAGAACGCAAGGTCAAAGCCCGCGGACCCAACCGGACCCGCCTGCAGCTGGACCTTCGACTACGAAGACGACATCTCGGCAGTAACCGGGGCAGTATTCACCGCGGACCCCACCCACGGCG
This Amycolatopsis sulphurea DNA region includes the following protein-coding sequences:
- a CDS encoding tetratricopeptide repeat protein translates to MPDVFISYDRTDAPMVERLGERLVNAGLEVFLDTEAIRPFESISDRVRRSLAASSTLLAYYSRSYGSRRACQEEFTTAWLAGAEHVLVVNPEPGIEHLAPREILDYLLPGHPATEYALTRLVDAVRARLAAVPDVIGLEPEPQRLVSAPTKFTGRWTELWQLHSVLHNGGIAVVHGVHDSGKTTLAHAYVQQFGRAYGRIFVGDAMAAVPGDLVVLDDVNELPGKLPRGVACLLLTRDAHLAEYGIGIELTDLREDELDLDLALREAAEGSVGLAVRLAEQFSGSPESVLDRLYQLESPLLDPLTERIPPAVSRLGEEAWDVARILAAVAPVPLTWKVLAEVLFEAGGPGAAELFTSTNDRIEELLATGVLISDNVGELVLPRAFALALRKAEPRPARAEQLREITLRLLTKRARPRQAVVPVRRRSELDEQERKAAHRILNELTSRTAIQPPPEDHSGLLRAALSSLHELIDRLRLITDQVDQDALRPSTRIRPGLSTVIGHLREGLLRPFLTKWHPALDNYYDLQPPGVGRFDHERNWDRYAELQTDFGKLRSSISEVADELTVLSGNPLR
- a CDS encoding DUF3558 domain-containing protein; the protein is MTNRHTVTASLAAATVLLTGCASEPGNAAPASPAPPTSTGLPFGAPPVPAPLDPAPLKKAPCDAMTADQVASLGAPLKNARSKPADPTGPACSWTFDYEDDISAVTGAVFTADPTHGGISGLYGQKQFNGLTRFEPFSANGYPGVIYDAATNSMPGNCALAVGLRDDLTYTISVGLDVLKHPFAEGCELGKKVAGYVIQYLQKGGH